In the genome of Pseudomonas bubulae, one region contains:
- the plsY gene encoding glycerol-3-phosphate 1-O-acyltransferase PlsY — protein sequence MFWLLAILAYLLGSLSFAILLSRLTGTPDPRMSGSGNAGATNMLRLAGKKLAVLTLLGDLCKGLLPVLLANQLDLSLQDQAWIGGCAVVGHMYPAYFRFRGGKGVATAAGMLLGLYPPAALLAVAAWLLTFQLTRTSSLAALIATPLTLPLLAWQEPAALLPMSALTALIVWRHRGNLRDLMAGRERHF from the coding sequence ATGTTTTGGTTACTGGCGATCCTCGCCTACCTGCTCGGCTCTCTGTCCTTTGCCATTTTGCTCAGCCGCCTGACGGGAACCCCCGACCCGCGAATGAGTGGCTCCGGCAATGCCGGCGCAACCAACATGTTGCGTCTGGCCGGCAAAAAACTTGCCGTCCTGACCTTGCTCGGTGACCTGTGCAAGGGGCTTTTGCCCGTCCTGCTGGCCAACCAACTGGATCTCTCGCTCCAGGACCAGGCCTGGATCGGCGGCTGCGCCGTTGTAGGTCACATGTACCCTGCCTACTTCCGCTTTCGCGGCGGCAAGGGTGTCGCCACGGCGGCCGGCATGCTGCTGGGACTGTATCCCCCTGCTGCACTGTTGGCAGTCGCCGCATGGCTGCTGACCTTCCAGCTGACCCGTACCAGCTCACTGGCGGCGTTGATCGCCACTCCCCTGACCCTGCCATTGCTGGCCTGGCAAGAGCCTGCCGCGCTACTGCCAATGAGCGCCTTGACGGCGCTGATTGTATGGCGCCATCGCGGCAATTTACGCGACCTGATGGCCGGGCGCGAACGGCATTTCTGA
- the folB gene encoding dihydroneopterin aldolase, giving the protein MDRVFIEGLEVDTVIGAYDWERGIRQCLRLDLSFAWDNRPAAAGDDLTLALDYASVSSRIQAFAEQAQFQLVETFAERLAEVLMSEFTIPWLHLKLTKPGAVAAATGVGVEIERGCR; this is encoded by the coding sequence TTGGACAGAGTGTTTATCGAAGGCCTGGAAGTTGACACCGTAATCGGTGCTTATGACTGGGAACGTGGCATCCGTCAGTGTCTGCGCCTTGATCTGAGTTTTGCGTGGGATAACCGTCCAGCTGCGGCTGGCGATGATCTGACGTTGGCGCTGGATTATGCGAGCGTTTCGTCGCGAATTCAGGCGTTCGCCGAGCAGGCTCAATTCCAGCTGGTGGAGACCTTTGCAGAGCGACTGGCCGAAGTGTTGATGAGTGAGTTCACTATCCCCTGGCTGCACCTCAAGCTGACCAAGCCCGGCGCAGTTGCGGCGGCCACTGGGGTGGGCGTGGAGATTGAGCGCGGATGTCGCTAA
- the folK gene encoding 2-amino-4-hydroxy-6-hydroxymethyldihydropteridine diphosphokinase has product MSLTQVYLGLGSNVEREKHLLAGLEALSGFLQEMRCSAVFESQPVGIKSGPFFNLVVSAKTDFPLVELSRRLKLIEADNGRYAQDRKGLPLDIDVLFFGDLVGNFDGLTLPRAEILKNAFVLWPLSLIAPDKVHPGVGKTLAQIWAEAQIEQVLAPAAFEWRGESLTPLEMLAG; this is encoded by the coding sequence ATGTCGCTAACTCAGGTTTATCTCGGGCTGGGCAGTAATGTCGAGCGTGAAAAGCACTTGCTGGCAGGGCTGGAAGCGCTGAGCGGATTCTTGCAGGAGATGCGCTGTTCGGCGGTGTTTGAAAGCCAGCCGGTGGGTATCAAGAGCGGGCCGTTTTTCAACCTCGTGGTGTCGGCAAAAACCGATTTTCCACTGGTTGAGTTAAGTCGTCGTTTGAAGCTGATCGAAGCTGATAACGGGCGTTACGCTCAAGATCGCAAAGGTTTGCCGCTGGATATCGACGTGTTGTTCTTTGGCGATCTGGTGGGCAACTTTGACGGTTTGACCTTGCCCCGTGCCGAAATCCTCAAGAACGCTTTTGTGTTGTGGCCGCTGTCTTTGATTGCCCCAGACAAAGTTCATCCCGGTGTGGGCAAGACGCTTGCGCAGATTTGGGCCGAGGCGCAGATCGAGCAGGTGCTTGCGCCTGCAGCCTTCGAGTGGCGGGGGGAGTCCTTGACGCCGCTGGAGATGCTGGCGGGCTGA
- a CDS encoding multifunctional CCA addition/repair protein, which yields MKIYKVGGAVRDRLLGKPVTDIDWVVVGATAEQMQALGYRPVGSDFPVFLHPKTGDEYALARTERKSGHGYGGFVFHASPDVTLEEDLIRRDLTINAMAEDEAGNVTDPYHGQRDLEARILRHVSPAFAEDPLRVLRVARFAARYASLGFSIAPETLELMRQLSRSGELQALTPERCWKEISRALMEDQPQVFIEVLRSCDALEVLLPEVNALFGVPQPPAHHPEIDSGVHTLSVLEQSALHKQPLTVRWACLLHDLGKGLTPEKDWPRHIAHEHKGLRLIKAVNERYKVPRDCQELALLVGEYHTHGHRALELKASTLLELLQRFDVYRRPQRFEEFIVACEMDAKGRLGLEDRPYPQADYLRGAARAALSVAVQPLLEQGYKGPELGEALKRERLKALQAYKDAA from the coding sequence ATGAAGATCTATAAAGTTGGCGGCGCAGTGCGCGATCGCCTGCTGGGCAAGCCTGTCACCGATATTGACTGGGTGGTGGTGGGCGCAACAGCCGAACAAATGCAGGCCTTGGGCTATCGCCCTGTTGGTTCTGACTTCCCGGTATTTCTTCACCCCAAGACGGGTGACGAATATGCACTGGCCCGCACCGAACGCAAAAGCGGGCATGGTTATGGGGGCTTTGTTTTTCACGCCAGCCCCGACGTCACCCTCGAAGAAGACCTGATCCGTCGCGACCTGACCATCAATGCGATGGCAGAGGACGAGGCTGGCAACGTAACCGACCCTTACCATGGCCAGCGCGACCTTGAAGCCCGCATTTTGCGCCACGTTTCCCCCGCATTCGCCGAAGATCCCCTAAGAGTACTGCGCGTAGCCCGATTCGCTGCGCGCTACGCCAGCCTGGGCTTCAGCATCGCTCCCGAGACTCTGGAGCTGATGCGCCAACTGTCCCGGTCCGGCGAACTGCAAGCCTTGACCCCGGAACGCTGCTGGAAGGAAATTTCCCGCGCCCTGATGGAAGATCAGCCTCAGGTTTTTATCGAAGTGCTGCGCAGCTGCGACGCTCTTGAAGTACTGCTACCCGAAGTGAACGCCCTGTTCGGCGTCCCTCAGCCCCCCGCCCATCACCCGGAAATCGACAGTGGTGTACATACCCTCAGCGTGCTGGAGCAATCGGCGCTGCACAAGCAACCGCTGACGGTTCGCTGGGCTTGTTTACTGCACGATCTGGGCAAGGGGCTTACGCCAGAGAAAGACTGGCCAAGGCATATTGCCCACGAACACAAGGGACTGCGCCTGATCAAGGCGGTCAATGAACGCTATAAGGTGCCGAGGGACTGTCAGGAGCTGGCATTGCTGGTAGGCGAATACCACACCCACGGCCATCGCGCCCTTGAGCTCAAGGCTTCGACGCTACTGGAATTGCTGCAGCGCTTCGACGTATACCGTCGGCCACAGCGGTTCGAGGAGTTTATCGTAGCGTGCGAGATGGACGCCAAAGGCCGCCTGGGCCTGGAAGACCGACCCTACCCGCAGGCCGACTACCTGCGCGGCGCGGCGCGGGCCGCCCTTTCGGTAGCGGTGCAGCCGTTACTGGAGCAGGGTTACAAGGGCCCCGAACTGGGCGAAGCACTCAAGCGCGAACGGCTCAAGGCACTACAAGCTTACAAGGATGCGGCGTAG
- a CDS encoding SpoVR family protein, producing MTAKENKRQPISTGSEWTFDLIQAYDREIGRLAGRYALDTYPNQIEVITAEQMMDAYASVGMPLGYHHWSYGKHFLSTEKSYTRGQMGLAYEIVINSDPCIAYLMEENTICMQALVVAHACYGHNSFFKGNYLFRTWTDASSIIDYLVFAKQYIMQCEERHGIDAVEDLLDSCHALMNYGVDRYKRPDPISAEEERRRQKEREEHLQKQINDLWRTIPKSADKLSEKDNARFPEEPQENILYFLEKHAPLLEPWQREVVRIVRKIAQYFYPQRQTQVMNEGWATFWHYTLMNDLYDEGLVTEGFMMEFLISHTSVVFQPGFDSPYYSGINPYALGFAMYCDIRRICEHPTEEDRYWFPDLAGSDWLSSIKFAMSSFKDESFILQYLSPKVIRDLKLFSIMDDDQKDDLLVPAIHDENGYRIIRETLAAQYNLGNREPNIQIWSIDRRGDRSLTLRHQQHDRKPLGDSTEEVLKHLHRLWGFDIHLETLQGDQVMKVHHVPPKGDHGEIDRGRLDMGAIHL from the coding sequence ATGACCGCCAAAGAGAATAAGCGCCAACCCATCTCCACCGGCTCAGAGTGGACCTTTGACCTGATCCAGGCGTATGACCGCGAAATCGGCCGCCTGGCTGGCCGCTATGCGCTGGACACTTACCCTAACCAGATCGAAGTCATCACCGCCGAACAAATGATGGATGCCTACGCATCAGTGGGCATGCCGCTGGGTTATCACCACTGGTCCTATGGCAAACACTTCCTTAGTACTGAAAAATCCTACACTCGGGGCCAGATGGGTCTGGCCTACGAAATCGTTATCAACTCAGACCCCTGCATTGCCTATCTGATGGAAGAAAACACCATCTGCATGCAGGCACTGGTAGTAGCCCACGCCTGCTATGGCCACAACAGCTTCTTCAAGGGCAACTACCTGTTCCGCACCTGGACTGACGCCAGTTCGATCATCGATTACCTGGTATTCGCCAAGCAATACATCATGCAATGTGAGGAACGCCACGGCATCGATGCGGTGGAAGACCTGCTCGATTCCTGCCATGCCTTGATGAACTACGGTGTGGACCGCTACAAAAGGCCTGACCCGATCTCTGCCGAGGAGGAGCGCCGTCGACAAAAGGAACGCGAAGAGCACCTGCAAAAACAGATCAACGACCTGTGGCGCACCATCCCCAAAAGCGCAGACAAGCTCAGCGAGAAGGACAACGCCCGTTTCCCCGAAGAGCCTCAGGAAAACATCCTCTACTTCCTGGAAAAACACGCCCCGCTGCTGGAGCCCTGGCAGCGCGAAGTTGTACGTATCGTGCGCAAAATAGCCCAGTACTTTTATCCGCAGCGGCAAACACAAGTGATGAACGAGGGGTGGGCGACTTTCTGGCATTACACCTTGATGAACGACCTGTACGACGAAGGCCTGGTGACCGAGGGCTTTATGATGGAGTTCCTCATTTCCCACACCAGCGTGGTGTTCCAGCCTGGCTTTGACAGCCCTTACTACAGCGGTATCAACCCCTACGCGCTTGGGTTTGCGATGTATTGCGATATCCGGCGCATATGCGAACACCCGACCGAGGAGGATCGTTACTGGTTCCCGGATCTTGCGGGCAGCGACTGGCTGTCGAGCATCAAATTCGCCATGAGCAGCTTCAAGGACGAGAGTTTTATCCTGCAATACCTCTCACCCAAAGTGATCCGTGACCTGAAGCTGTTCAGCATCATGGACGACGATCAAAAAGACGACCTGCTGGTGCCAGCCATCCACGACGAAAATGGCTACCGCATCATTCGCGAAACCCTGGCCGCGCAATACAACCTGGGCAATCGCGAACCCAATATCCAGATCTGGAGCATCGACCGCCGGGGCGACCGTTCACTGACCCTGCGTCACCAGCAACATGACCGCAAACCCCTGGGCGACTCCACCGAAGAAGTTCTCAAGCACTTGCACCGCTTGTGGGGCTTCGACATCCACCTGGAAACACTGCAAGGCGACCAGGTCATGAAGGTCCACCATGTCCCGCCAAAAGGCGACCACGGTGAGATTGACCGCGGTCGCCTGGATATGGGAGCCATTCACCTGTAA
- a CDS encoding YeaH/YhbH family protein, with product MSYVIDRRLNGKNKSTVNRQRFLRRYRDHIKKAVEEAVGRRSITDMEHGEQISIPGRDIDEPVMHHGRGGKQTVVHPGNKEFTSGEHIPRPQGGSGGGGGPGKAGNSGEGMDEFVFQITQEEFLEFMFEDLELPNLVKRNLTGTDTFKTVRAGISNEGNPSRINIIRTLRSAHARRIALSGSSRAKLREAKAELERLKREEPDNFGDIKTIEAEIEKLSARIHRVPFLDTFDLKYNLLIKQPNPSSKAVMFCLMDVSGSMTQATKDIAKRFFILLYLFLKRNYDKIDVVFIRHHTSAREVDEEEFFYSRETGGTIVSSALKLMQEIMAERYPTNEWNIYAAQASDGDNWNDDSPICRDILINQIMPFVQYYTYVEITPREHQALWYEYERISEAFSDTFAQQQLVSAGDIYPVFRELFQRRLVT from the coding sequence ATGAGCTATGTGATCGACCGACGCCTCAATGGCAAGAACAAGAGCACGGTTAACCGTCAGCGTTTTCTGCGTCGCTACCGTGACCACATTAAAAAGGCCGTAGAAGAGGCCGTGGGCCGCCGCTCCATTACGGATATGGAACATGGCGAGCAAATCAGCATCCCTGGCCGCGATATCGATGAGCCGGTGATGCATCACGGGCGTGGTGGCAAGCAAACCGTGGTTCACCCCGGCAACAAAGAGTTTACCAGCGGCGAACATATCCCCCGGCCCCAAGGTGGATCGGGAGGTGGCGGCGGCCCTGGCAAAGCGGGGAATTCCGGCGAAGGCATGGACGAATTCGTGTTCCAGATCACTCAGGAAGAGTTCCTCGAATTCATGTTCGAAGACCTCGAACTGCCCAATCTGGTCAAACGCAACCTGACCGGCACCGACACGTTCAAAACCGTACGTGCCGGTATCAGCAACGAGGGCAACCCGTCTCGTATCAACATCATTCGTACCTTGCGCTCAGCTCACGCTCGACGCATCGCGCTGTCCGGCAGCAGCCGGGCGAAACTGCGGGAAGCCAAGGCCGAACTGGAGCGATTAAAACGCGAGGAGCCCGATAACTTCGGCGATATCAAGACCATCGAGGCCGAAATCGAGAAACTCAGCGCCCGCATTCATCGCGTGCCATTTCTCGACACCTTTGACCTCAAGTACAACCTGTTGATCAAACAGCCCAACCCCAGCTCCAAAGCCGTCATGTTCTGCCTCATGGACGTTTCAGGCTCCATGACCCAAGCCACCAAAGACATTGCCAAACGCTTTTTCATCCTTCTGTACCTGTTCCTGAAGCGTAACTACGACAAGATTGACGTAGTGTTTATTCGCCATCACACCAGCGCACGAGAGGTGGACGAAGAGGAGTTTTTCTATTCCCGGGAAACCGGCGGCACTATCGTCTCCAGCGCACTCAAACTGATGCAGGAGATCATGGCCGAACGCTACCCCACCAACGAATGGAACATCTACGCAGCCCAAGCCTCTGACGGAGACAACTGGAACGACGACTCACCCATCTGCCGCGACATTCTGATCAACCAGATCATGCCATTTGTGCAGTACTACACTTATGTAGAGATCACCCCGCGCGAACACCAGGCGCTCTGGTATGAGTACGAACGCATCAGCGAGGCGTTTTCCGACACCTTCGCTCAACAGCAACTGGTCTCGGCCGGCGATATTTATCCGGTCTTCCGTGAACTCTTCCAGCGCAGGTTAGTGACATGA
- a CDS encoding PrkA family serine protein kinase encodes MSIFSHFQQRFESTRQEELTLQEYLELCKQDKSTYASAAERLLLAIGEPELLDTSTDSRLSRIFSNKVIRRYPAFEDFHGMEECIDQIVSYFRHAAQGLEEKKQILYLLGPVGGGKSSLAEKLKQLIEKVPFYAIKGSPVFESPLGLFNATEDGAILEEDFGIPKRYLSTIMSPWATKRLAEFGGDISQFRVVKLYPSILNQIGVAKTEPGDENNQDISALVGKVDIRKLEEFPQNDADAYSYSGALCRSNQGLMEFVEMFKAPIKVLHPLLTATQEGNYNSTEGLGAIPFTGILLAHSNESEWHTFRNNKNNEAFIDRIYIVKVPYCLRVSDEVKIYDKLLFNSSLAKAHCAPDTLKMLAQFTVLSRLKEPENSNIYSKMRVYDGENLKDTDPKAKSIQEYRDNAGVDEGMNGLSTRFAFKILSKVFNFDPHEIAANPVHLLYVLEQQIEQEQFQAETRERYLRFLKEYLAPRYIEFIGKEIQTAYLESYSEYGQNIFDRYVLYADFWIQDQEYRDPETGEILNRVALNEELEKIEKPAGISNPKDFRNEIVNFVLRARANNNGKNPTWLSYEKLRVVIEKKMFSNTEDLLPVISFNAKASKEDQQKHNDFVTRMVERGYTDKQVRLLSEWYLRVRKSQ; translated from the coding sequence ATGAGTATTTTTAGCCACTTCCAACAACGCTTCGAGTCCACACGCCAGGAAGAGCTTACGCTCCAGGAATATCTTGAGCTGTGCAAACAGGACAAAAGCACTTACGCCTCAGCCGCGGAACGGCTACTGCTGGCCATTGGCGAGCCGGAACTGCTGGACACCTCAACCGACTCCCGGCTGTCGAGGATTTTCTCCAACAAGGTGATTCGCCGCTACCCGGCCTTTGAAGACTTCCACGGAATGGAAGAATGCATCGACCAGATAGTTTCCTACTTCCGCCATGCCGCACAGGGCCTGGAAGAGAAAAAACAAATCCTTTACCTGCTGGGCCCGGTAGGGGGCGGCAAGTCATCCCTTGCCGAAAAGCTCAAACAGTTGATTGAAAAAGTCCCCTTCTATGCAATCAAGGGCTCACCGGTTTTCGAGTCGCCTTTGGGCCTGTTCAACGCCACCGAAGATGGCGCGATCCTAGAAGAAGACTTCGGCATTCCCAAACGCTACCTGAGCACCATCATGTCGCCGTGGGCCACCAAGCGCCTTGCCGAGTTTGGCGGTGATATCAGCCAGTTCCGCGTAGTAAAACTGTACCCGTCGATCCTCAACCAGATCGGTGTAGCCAAAACCGAGCCCGGTGACGAAAACAACCAGGACATTTCGGCCCTTGTAGGTAAGGTCGATATCCGCAAACTGGAAGAATTCCCGCAGAACGATGCCGACGCCTACAGCTACTCGGGCGCTCTGTGCCGGTCCAACCAGGGCCTGATGGAGTTCGTCGAGATGTTCAAGGCACCCATCAAGGTGCTGCACCCACTGCTGACGGCCACCCAGGAAGGTAACTACAACAGTACCGAAGGCTTGGGCGCGATTCCGTTTACCGGCATCCTGCTTGCCCACTCCAACGAATCGGAATGGCATACCTTCCGCAACAACAAGAACAACGAAGCGTTTATCGACCGGATCTACATCGTCAAAGTACCGTACTGCCTGCGTGTCAGTGACGAAGTGAAAATCTACGACAAACTGCTGTTCAACAGCTCACTGGCCAAAGCCCATTGCGCACCCGACACCCTGAAGATGCTGGCCCAGTTCACCGTACTGTCGCGCCTCAAAGAACCGGAAAACTCCAACATCTATTCCAAGATGCGGGTTTATGACGGCGAGAACCTCAAGGACACCGACCCGAAAGCCAAGTCCATCCAGGAGTACCGTGACAACGCGGGTGTGGACGAAGGCATGAATGGCCTGTCGACCCGTTTTGCGTTCAAGATCCTGTCCAAGGTATTCAACTTCGACCCCCACGAAATTGCCGCCAACCCGGTGCACCTGCTTTATGTGCTCGAACAGCAGATCGAACAGGAACAATTCCAGGCCGAAACCCGCGAGCGCTACCTGCGTTTCCTCAAGGAATACCTGGCGCCGCGCTACATCGAATTTATCGGCAAGGAAATCCAGACCGCTTACCTGGAGTCCTACAGCGAATACGGGCAAAACATCTTCGACCGTTATGTGCTCTACGCCGACTTCTGGATTCAGGACCAGGAATACCGGGATCCGGAAACCGGCGAAATCCTCAACCGCGTGGCCCTCAACGAAGAGTTGGAAAAAATCGAGAAACCGGCCGGCATCAGCAATCCGAAAGATTTCCGCAACGAAATCGTCAACTTCGTACTGCGTGCCCGGGCGAACAACAACGGTAAGAATCCAACCTGGCTCAGTTACGAGAAACTGCGGGTGGTGATCGAGAAAAAAATGTTCTCCAACACCGAAGACCTGCTGCCGGTTATCAGTTTCAACGCCAAGGCAAGCAAAGAGGACCAGCAAAAACACAACGACTTTGTTACTCGAATGGTCGAACGTGGCTATACCGACAAACAAGTGCGGCTGCTCTCCGAGTGGTACCTGCGGGTCCGCAAGTCGCAGTGA
- the glpE gene encoding thiosulfate sulfurtransferase GlpE: MTEFKRIPPEQAQALREQGAVVVDVRDPQAFAANHISGSKHLDNHSLHDFIANADLDAPLIVACYHGNSSQSAAAYLVGQGFSEVYSLDGGFELWRTTYPDETAQSPGE; the protein is encoded by the coding sequence ATGACCGAATTCAAACGCATCCCGCCAGAACAGGCTCAGGCCCTGCGCGAACAAGGCGCCGTAGTCGTCGACGTGCGTGACCCGCAAGCTTTTGCCGCCAATCACATCAGCGGTTCAAAACATCTGGACAACCACTCGCTGCACGATTTCATCGCCAACGCCGACCTCGACGCCCCTCTGATCGTGGCCTGCTACCACGGCAACTCCAGCCAGAGCGCTGCGGCGTATCTTGTCGGCCAGGGCTTTAGCGAGGTCTACAGCCTGGATGGCGGCTTCGAGTTGTGGCGTACCACTTACCCGGACGAAACCGCCCAAAGCCCGGGCGAATAA
- a CDS encoding symmetrical bis(5'-nucleosyl)-tetraphosphatase — translation MAVYAVGDLQGCLKPLKRLLERVAFDPTKDKLWLVGDLVNRGPESLETLRFLYRMRESLVCVLGNHDLHLLAVGRNIERLKKGDTLREILQAPDCDELLNWLRQQPLLHYDAEREVALVHAGIPPQWTLKKALKCASEVEQALRDDNLVGPYLDGMYGNDPAKWDNGLTGVTRLRVITNYFTRMRFCTRDGKLDLKSKEGVGTAPPGFAPWFSYKERKTQGLKIIFGHWAALEGNCKEPGIFALDTGCVWGGAMTLLNVDTGQRLLCDCDDPTLAVPGIAPHSAPTSQPLGASQPRPLSGHRNFP, via the coding sequence ATGGCGGTGTATGCCGTTGGCGACTTGCAAGGCTGCCTGAAACCGCTCAAGCGCCTGCTCGAACGCGTGGCCTTCGACCCCACCAAAGACAAGCTCTGGCTGGTGGGCGACCTGGTCAACCGCGGTCCCGAATCACTGGAAACCCTGCGCTTTCTGTATCGCATGCGCGAGTCGCTGGTGTGTGTACTGGGCAACCATGACCTGCACCTGCTGGCCGTGGGGCGCAATATCGAACGCCTGAAAAAAGGCGACACTTTGCGCGAAATTCTCCAGGCCCCCGATTGCGATGAGTTGTTGAACTGGCTGCGTCAGCAACCGCTGCTGCATTACGATGCCGAGCGTGAGGTTGCACTGGTGCATGCCGGAATACCGCCCCAGTGGACGCTGAAAAAAGCCCTCAAATGCGCCAGCGAAGTCGAACAGGCGCTGCGCGATGACAACCTTGTCGGCCCCTATCTCGACGGCATGTACGGCAACGACCCGGCCAAATGGGATAACGGACTGACCGGCGTTACCCGGTTGCGGGTTATTACCAACTATTTCACCCGTATGCGGTTCTGCACCCGGGACGGCAAGCTCGACCTGAAAAGCAAAGAAGGCGTAGGTACTGCACCGCCCGGCTTCGCTCCATGGTTCAGCTACAAAGAACGCAAAACCCAAGGCCTCAAGATCATCTTCGGGCATTGGGCAGCACTGGAGGGCAACTGCAAGGAACCCGGCATCTTCGCACTCGATACCGGCTGTGTCTGGGGCGGCGCCATGACCCTGCTCAATGTCGACACCGGCCAACGCCTGCTCTGCGATTGCGACGATCCGACACTTGCCGTACCCGGCATTGCCCCACACTCCGCACCAACTTCCCAACCCTTGGGCGCCAGCCAGCCGCGCCCGCTTTCAGGCCACAGGAATTTCCCATGA
- the apaG gene encoding Co2+/Mg2+ efflux protein ApaG translates to MHDPRYLVDVSVVTRYLPEQSQPEHQRFAFAYTITVRNNGSIPAKLLSRHWVITDGDGHVEEVRGAGVVGLQPKIDPGSEHTYSSGSVITTKVGTMQGSYLMHADDGHEFKAIIAPFRLAVPGALH, encoded by the coding sequence ATGCACGATCCCCGCTATCTGGTCGACGTCAGCGTCGTCACACGTTACCTGCCAGAACAATCACAGCCCGAGCATCAGCGCTTTGCCTTTGCGTACACCATCACGGTACGCAACAACGGTTCAATACCTGCCAAGCTGTTGTCACGGCACTGGGTAATCACCGACGGCGATGGTCATGTAGAAGAAGTCCGTGGCGCCGGTGTTGTAGGACTGCAACCCAAGATTGATCCCGGCAGCGAGCACACCTACAGCAGTGGGTCGGTCATCACAACCAAAGTCGGCACCATGCAGGGCAGCTACCTGATGCATGCCGATGACGGTCATGAGTTCAAAGCCATTATTGCGCCCTTTCGCCTGGCGGTACCCGGAGCCCTGCACTGA
- the rsmA gene encoding 16S rRNA (adenine(1518)-N(6)/adenine(1519)-N(6))-dimethyltransferase RsmA gives MNEQYQHKARKRFGQNFLHDAGVIDRILRAINAKAGERLLEIGPGQGALTEGILNSGGQLDVVELDKDLVPILNRQFAGMSNFTLHQGDALKFDFKSLNAAPRTLRVVGNLPYNISTPLIFHLLKNAELIRDMHFMLQKEVVERMAAGPGGGDWGRLSIMVQYHCRVEHLFNVGPGAFNPPPKVDSAIVRLVPHEVLPHPAKDHRLLERVVREAFNQRRKTLRNTLKALLSNAEIEAAGVDGSKRPEQLDLAAFVRLADKLSEQPVVAPAAD, from the coding sequence ATGAACGAGCAATACCAACACAAGGCGCGCAAGCGCTTTGGTCAGAACTTCCTGCACGATGCCGGGGTTATCGACCGCATCCTGCGCGCCATCAACGCCAAGGCTGGCGAACGCCTGCTGGAAATCGGCCCGGGCCAGGGTGCCCTCACCGAAGGCATTCTCAACAGCGGTGGCCAGCTCGACGTTGTGGAGCTCGACAAGGATCTGGTGCCGATCCTCAACCGCCAGTTTGCCGGCATGAGCAACTTCACCCTGCACCAGGGTGATGCCCTGAAGTTCGACTTCAAGAGCCTCAATGCTGCCCCTCGCACCCTGCGCGTGGTTGGTAACCTGCCTTACAACATCTCCACGCCGCTGATTTTTCACCTGCTGAAAAACGCCGAGCTGATCCGCGACATGCACTTCATGCTGCAAAAAGAAGTGGTTGAGCGCATGGCCGCCGGGCCTGGCGGTGGTGATTGGGGTCGTCTGTCGATCATGGTTCAGTACCACTGCCGCGTCGAACACTTATTCAACGTAGGCCCGGGTGCATTCAACCCGCCGCCGAAAGTTGATTCAGCGATTGTCCGTCTGGTGCCCCACGAAGTGCTGCCGCATCCGGCCAAAGACCACCGCCTGCTTGAGCGCGTGGTTCGCGAAGCCTTCAACCAGCGCCGCAAGACCCTGCGCAACACCCTCAAAGCCTTGCTCAGCAACGCTGAAATCGAAGCCGCAGGCGTCGATGGCAGCAAACGCCCGGAGCAACTCGACCTGGCCGCCTTCGTGCGCCTGGCCGACAAGCTCAGCGAGCAACCGGTCGTGGCGCCCGCCGCCGACTGA